TCTGGTTCCTTACTGCCGGgtttcttctctccaaggtCCGCTGATGAACCACTGGCACGTTTGTTGCCGCATTTGGAACAAATGTCGTTTTGTATATCTTCATTTCTCCCTCCGCACTCCTTCTTGTAGGGCCGATATGATCTTCCAAAGTTGCATTTCCACTTAGCGTTCTTTGGGACGAAGCTATCGCCTTCTTCAGTCACCCTGTAACAGTTTGGCGGAACTTCTTGTGTCGAAGACATCTTGTAGAAATACAGGTATACGTATAGTAGTTGTGTAGAGAGATAGTTGTTGTTGTATTGCTGAGTGCTGTGTTCTCGGAGGAGTGGTCATGGCAAATGGGAAAGACTCTCAATTTATACACGCTGGATGTAAGCGGCTCCTCACGAAACATAAATCAGAGAGTTACAGTGCTGGCGTAGTAACTCAGTCATTGATGCACAGTCAGTCTACCATGATGCCCACTCACACACTCCCTGTATTCACACTCAGAGCTGGTGTGTTTGTCACAGACACATTAGGTAGCCTGAATCAATTACATCTTCCCAGGAAATGCGTTGAATCAGTGACATTAATGCAAATGAAACTCTCAACGTCTGTTATGTGCGAGTTCAATGCCCAATTACTTGTAGTGATGTAAGCTCAGCCTCGATCTCAAACACACATAACATCCCTGGCCTACAACTTCGAGAGAAAACCTGCAGCAATCCCGTCTTCAACTCGCCTCCGAAAGATTCCTCAGATGCGAACCAGAACGAGCCCAGCACTCATTCCATTCACGACGGAAGCCATACGTCCAAACTTCAGTCCCATCGTCCTCGATCTCGCAGATCTCCCAACACCTCCCCTTCGCCCCCTCATCGAGCCTCTCCCCGACGTGTGCGACTGCATCAGAGCGTATGAAGCCACATCTCTCGCATTGCTTTTTTGTTATATCATTGTTGATTTTCCCACATTGGGCTTCGGTAGGTCCAAATTTGCATGTCCATTTCGCGGTCTTGGGGATGAAGTCGTCGCCTTCTTTAGTCGTGGCGTAAACCCTCTGATCGACTGACTGTGCAGAGGCCATTTTACATAGGTTGGATGGTATAAAGAGGATTGTAGTCTCTGTATTGCTGTGCTTGCTTGGAATGTTGTGAGCGGTGGCCTTAGGCAGTGGCAAGACTTGCAACTTATATACGTGAACGACAGGCTGACCTTTTTTGGCCGAGGGATTGGAGGCACCCTTTTATacgcctccaaggccggcCAAGGAGTCATCATTTAGGTTTTCATGGTATAAGCTTTATACTGTAGCAATaagtcagtcatcatggcattgatgtctaagttgtgagctagaagtgttatttacatttacagttgagacttgtggctgagagcttattccggtAGACAGAACTTAGAACAACAGGCTGGTCCTCACATCGCAATCACAGAGCGAGAATGCCCAAATCACTGCCATGCCAATACTCTCATTGAAGAATCGTCACTCAATCAAGTCTTGAACTCAGTCAGCTGCCAATACTCACAGCCAAAAGTGGGAGTCCTTCAATCACCCACTCTACCTACGAGTAACACTGTCTTTGCAACGCGCTTTCACAAGTCTTCCAGACAGGCAGAAATATTTGAGCACTCAAATTGGCACGATATGTACTTCGTTTCGGCCGCACAGGCACTGTAATTGACCTGGCCACCTTTGACGATGTCGTCGATGCACGCCTCAAGGTAGTGTCTGGTCATGAACTGACCTGTATAAGTTTAACCCGTCCTAAAGGAGGAAAGAGACTTTAAGACCTTAATCCTAAGTAATAGAAGTATTTAGGTAAATGCAGCCTAAGTTTAGAGGACTCTTTATTAAAtttattttgataccttATGTTAAGGTTTAGTATTTGCCTCACAAGACCGCCGCCGATAACGATGCGGCAGAGATCATAAGTAATCAAGCCATAGGGTAGATCATACTGAACATCTTCGCTGCATTTCTATTGTTATGCAATGATATCCGCTGTTGTGGAGTGATGACCTTGCTAACCATACCCTCGATTACtcgctcttcctcctgttACCACTTCCATTACCCTCAGGGCCTCCTTTGGAATATCCTCTATCGTCCGGCTATCAGTCCGACCCCTCAGAATCTTCCGCCTTCGGCTTTTCTTCcggttcttcaagatcatcatcatcccaatcCGGACTCTGCCCATTCTCAAACCCTCTTTCACTATGACTGACTTCAGACCCACCACCAGTCTCCCTGTTTCCAACGGCATCACTAGACCCTGAAGACCCAGGCGCACTGTCCAGGGTCTCAGACGGAGGGGAGCTGCTCTCGGGATCGGTGGCACTGAAATCAGGAGTAATACGAGAAGCCTTAGGAGAGATCGGGGGAATATCTGCTGGCGGGATTGGCTGGAACATCCGTCTCTGACCCCGACGACGGTAATAATGCTAGTGTTCGTTTCCGTCCGGGTCCACACTTCTCAGGTACCCGATGAGCTTGTCTTCGTTATCGAGAGCGTCGGCTGGCCATTTCCGTCGAGTTCCGCACTGGTGGTCATTGGTATGTCGGTACATACAGTTGACGGTATTGCATGACATGGACTTGCATATCCATTTGAGGTGATCCTCACGTCTGGTGGTAGTGGTTCCTGCGAAGCTTATGAATTCGAGAGAAGTGCTTGACGGATCAGGTGACGAGGAGTTGGCTGGCGATGAGTCACTTGGTGTTGGTTCCATGGTGTGAAGTGATGATGTATATCTGCTGTGTGTATGTGTattgatgaggctgttgatgctgcaactgatgaagatgataacAATGGCagaggaggttggagagagaagaaaactcaggacttTAGACCTAAGTAACAACAGTATCTAGGTAAGTTTATAAAGATCTAAGACATATTTACTAAACTTAGGATGTTCTTATTAAGCTTGGGAAAGATATTCTAAATTTAGGATTTCTTTTACCAAGTTGAATTTAATACTCTGTATCAAGGTCAGGTATTTTGCTCCCCGAGGCAGGGCACGATAACAACTGGGTCATGGGAATGCAAGGTGGGCACAAAGAACATCACCAATGGAAGGCGTGGAATAAGAGGCACTCAGAAAGGATGAACGTGgacttggtggtgatgatgacgagaggAGCAGTGAGAACAACACGAGAATAAATAGCTCCTGAGGCGCCTCTAAAATGGGTAGATATTACAAGCCCAAGCGGCAACACAGATGATGACCATGTATCGAAATGACGAGAGTAAAGAAGAGATTACCAAAGCGACATCGAAAACGTTGAAAGGGACTCGCGTGAAGCAATCCGTGTTCTTTATTCCTGCTCCATCGCAGAGATTGAGACTTGGCTGTATCAAACAGCTATTCTTGGGTATGTTCCCTCCAAGGTAAAGTAATCGCATCCTCTTTCATCGCCAGCGATCTTATCATCGTACAATCAAACACCAGAGCAAATCAATCCTTGAGGTTAAGCTCCTTCATATGCAAGGGAAGCCGGGAACGAGCATCTGACCGACCCTGATCCctactcttcttcatattctcctccttcatgtTTTCGTCCTTCGCGTGTCCCcctccaacatcatcataCAAAAACGACCAATTCGCATCCTTCGAAATGCCCCCAGCTTCCACCCCAGGCGGCGCAAACAAAATCCCCATGACCCTGTCCGAGGCCATCGTCAACGACGCCTTGGAGTACAGCTCCTTCATCGCCTCAGCGCTCTCGACATCAAACACAAGACCGGAATTTTCCTTGCCGATGTGAAGATGGGCACAAATGTTTGCTCGTTCGGGTTTTATGGCGTTGATGTCGACGACTTTGAGGCCGAGAGTTTCGCCGCGCTGGTTGCGGACGACTTGGAGTTTGAGGGAGTCGACGTAGCGAAGAGGGTCTTCCTTGTTGACGGTCTTGCGGGGATCGGGAGGAGCGGCGGCGTCGCTTTGGGGGATCTGAAATTTGGGTAGGATTGAGGGACGGGAgggaggatggtgttgaggaagcTGGTCGATGGTAAGGGCGCGGTTTCGGCCGGGCGGGATGGCGATGGGGGTAGAGGGCTTTACAGGGGACGACTTCATCTTGTCGGAAGCCAtgtctgatgttgaggtgaTGCTGttatttctcttcttttgtcAATGGGGAGgttgatggaaaggttgaCGAAAAGATGTTTGGGAAAGAGATGATCCGATTCGGTAGATGCGAGAATTGATATGCTGTCAGTCGTTGCCACTGTCGTTTGGGGCCTATTCACAAGATCGCAACAATAGCCTCAATGACTCCATTCACTGCAAAGGTATGACGTGGAATGCAGTGGAAGCAACCTTGATGGGTCAAAGAATTGTTGTTGCGATGTCATTTGCCTGAGCATGTTTGTTCAAGATGCTCCTTCTTCACAGCCTTGGGTTGTACACGGTATTGATACCACCAGTGACAATTGTCTTGAGAACCATGtaatcatcaacaccatatTTGCTGCCCTCACGTCCCATACCAGAGTGTTTGACACCACCGAATCTACAAACAGTCAGTCACTGATGCTCTCCAACGAGTGTTTGCACTTACGGAGCAGCCCAATCTGAGATGACACCAGTGTTGATGGCCACCATACCAAACTCCAATTTCTCCTGCACGCGGTGCGATCTCGCAAGGTTGTTTGTCATGATGTAAGAAGCCAGTCCGACATCGCTCTTGTTTGCCCTTGCGATCACCTCGTCTTCTgtcttgaacttggtcaaAGCCGCAAGTGGCCCAAACGTCTCTTCAAAAGTCACCGCCATCGTatcgtcaacatcgccgaGGACTGTCGGCTGGAAGAAGTTCTTTCCGAGTTCGTGTAATCGCTGGCCGCCCAAAAGAAGAGTCGCTTTCTTATTGAGTGCGTCTTTGACATGCTCTTCGACCTTGTCCACGCTCGTCGTCATCGGGCCATGTGTCACTGAAGGGTCAGCGCCGTTACCGACTTTGAACTTGGCGACTTCCTCAATCAGGCGCTTGGAAAATTCCTCGTAGATGCTTTCCTGGACGTATATCCTGTTGGCGCAAACGCAGGTTTGACCGgtgaccttgaacttggcaatgatggcgCTGGATACCGCGGTCTCGAGATCAGCGTCGCCAAACACGATGAAAGGTGCGTTACCCCCAAGCTCTAGAGAtagcttcttgagagtgtCGGCTGACTGCTTCATCAGGATCTTACCCACCCGGGTTGAGCCCGTGAAGGagaccttcttgacgacgTCAGACTCGCACAGCGCAAGACCGAGTTTCGGAGTGTTGTCCAGAGCAGTGACGATATTGAGAACGCCCTTTGGCAAACCAGCGCGCTCagcaagaacaccaagaacattcCCCGAGAAAGGTGTCACGCCATCCGTCTTGAGGACAACCGTACACCCAGCCGCAAGTGCAGCAGCGACTTTCCTCGCAGCCATCGCCAAAGGGAAATTCCAAGGCGTGATCAAACCACAAACACCCACAGGCTGCTTAATTACCTGAATCCTCGAATTTGGCTGCGAATGCGGGACAACATCACCATACAGCCTCGGCGCCTCTTCCGCGAACCACTCGAAGAACCCCGCTGAGAACATCACCTCCCCTTCAGCATCAGCTTTCGCCTTTCCATTCTCTGCagtgatgatctttgcgATATCAACTTTGTGATCTGTGAGTAGCTCTGCGATTTTGCGAATTATCTTTGCGCGCTGGCGACCTGATTGAGCGCGCCACAAGGGAAAGGCTTCTGAAGCCGCGGAAATGGCGCTGTTGACGTCGTCGACGGTGCATTCTGGTGCTGAGCCGATGACTTTGTTTGTCGCGGGGTTGTAAACTGGAAATGTTTGAGAGGAGGTGAAAGTGGGCCATTTGCCATTGATGAAAGGGCGCCTATCGACGAGGAGAGAGGGATCCTTGAGGGTTGAGGCGAGCGATGACATCGTGGGCGGTAGTTGAAGTTTGCGATGGGTACTGTTCTGCAGCGATCGCGAATGATACGTCGGTGCTGGGATCTCCCGTGTCTggcttgagatggagatgcaAAGGTGTCAGGTTTCGtgaggagttggagattGTTGTTTTATGGGAAGTTGTTGATGCGGGGAAGACCCCGAGGACCACAGATGATACGCTGAACAAAAAGGGAAGGAGTGGAAGCCTCACCAATTCCGTCCAAGTTCTTGCCGCCGCTTTCCTTCGCGATGCGGCCGCCCAAGAATTGGCGCCATCGAGAATCTCGGCTTTAGAAGCCGATGCTGAGTTGAGCGCAGGCTTCACTCAAcccaagatggagatggagatttgGGTCAAACACTCTCTACACTTCTCGTCTAGGCCGAAAAAGTGGATGTACCTTTAAtgccctcatcttcagtcaTAAAAGTTGTAGGCATGCTTTTTTACAATCTAGGAGAACTTAGGGGGAGTTATGCTGAGTTTAGAGTACCTTCTTCTCATAGCTGACTTCTTGTCAAAGGGCAGGAtcactcaacaccaagcaaaCCTTGGGATCTTCTCGAGACTTCAAATGCAGaacttccatcatcacattcaGCACACCACATTACTTTCAATTTATCTCTTTCAACATGGAGCCTGAAAGTCGCATAAATGAAGCCATTCCTATTCCTCAGGTCACTATGCCAACTAATGCTCGCGAGGTTAAGAGCCCAGACTGGGAGCACCGCACACCATGCGAACGCACCTTCATAGCTATCTGTAAGTTCTTTCCCCTGTGATCTTAAATCCAGCCACTAACAGCATCTGCCTTAGTTTTGGAACACATCCTCCCCTTGATGAAAGGCTCCAATGAACTCGAATGGCAATTTTATGCCATCGACCACGCGAGAATCGACGACCTCGTCATGACGGCCATGGCATTACTTTACTCGAGACACATGAACTTGTCGAGCGTCGGGAGATTCGCCCAACTATACCAAGACCACTTTGCAAAACTCCTGTCTGTGAGAGAAAACACGCATCTCTTTAGGGACGATGAAAACCACCAGACCGTTGTCGCTCTGCTTGTTGTGCTTCTTTCTCAGGCTGGCGGTCCTGGATCTATGTTTCTAGAGACTGAATCCAAGCTgcttgagattctggatCGTCTTAACCTGAGGGGTTATACTTCAATCGCAGACCGTAATTACCATACAGCCATCGAGCGATGGATTTTGGCAGAGATCGAGCtcatgaagaaaacaagggAGATGCTTGGGATTGGCCAGGAGCGCCAGATTAGCTGGTTATTTGGAGGGGTGGGGGCCGTATACGATTAAGCACCATGGCACAGTAGTGTTGAAAGGACTTCACCATTAGCAATAAAACCAACAATCTCGCATTGAAAACATACTCAAATTTCTCAGACCTTAACCGCAATCAGCGAGAGCATCCAAGTTAAAGCTTTGCCTGCAAAGATTGATCCTTCAGCGCCTCAATAACCTCCTTCGCTCCAGCACGCCCCGACGTCAACGCACCCTCAAGATATCCCTTCCAGTGTGTCGCATACTCCGTTCCCACAAAGTGAATATTTCCCACTGGTTTTCCATAAACATCCCTATATTTCACAAGATGGCCGATCCTGGTAACAGGTGCGAGAGCACCACGGCTAAACTCCTCATTCTGCCAGATCTGTTCCACAAACTCAACCGGGTTATGGGCTTCCGATGAACCGAAAGAATGCGCAAGTTGGTCGAGAATAATCTTTCTACGAGTCTCAGGAGATTTCTGACTCCATTCTTCACCCGGTTTTCCGTTGACGAAACATGTGAACCCGAAGATCCCTTCATCGTCGAAAGAGGTATCCCGTACAACACAGGCTGGCCCGCGAAAGTCCATGAAGAATCCATTGAAGCCGCCATCACGCCACCAAGGCTTGTTGTAAAACACGATAGCTTTGTTGTAATGACCtagtttggtgttgttgtAGACATCTTGTGCTCGCTGAGGTAAAGGAGGTGAGAAGGCGAGTTCTTTGAGCATAGCTGAAGGcatcgagatgatgagcttcttggccttgatagCCTTTCCAGTCGTTGTTCTCACAATAACACCGGATTTGGTTTGCTCGATTGAGGAAACGGGGCTGGAGAGATGGATATGCTCATGGCCGATGAGATCAGCGATACCCTTGGCGATAGATTGGGTGCCTGATTTGAGACGCATGTAATTGCCGCCTGTACGGTCATCTGCTCGAATAGCTAGAAGGCCATGATTTGTACGGCAGTATTCGATGAACCAAGCTGCTGATTCTTCAGTTGATTCTAGACCGTGCATAACTCGAACCCAAAGATTGACCATCTCAAGTGTCTTGGGACCGCCGCCGAGATTTCGAACATATTGATCCAAACTGATCTTATCATCCTCTTTTCGGAAACCATTAGGCTTCAAAGATTCAGCTTGAATATGATCCCTCACCATCTcgagattcttcttctcctcaagcgTAAACTATCCCAATCAGCCCACATTCACCTAGAGTTCAGATCACAACATGCTTCATAACTTACATCAGGTGTAATTCCAAAAGGAAACTCAATCCTCTCCCCATCTGCACTGACCATCACAGCTTTATGGCCAAGCCTTTGCTTTACGATTTGATCTGTAAGTCCGAATTGTCGGATATATGACCATACTAGCGGCTGTAGTTCATCGTTTACCCAAGCTGCGCCGAGATCTGCTTTTCCATTTGTGTTTTTGAGGCGAATGGTCCAGGATTTACCACCGACTCGGTCGCGAGCTTCAAGGATTGCGATGGAGAGACCGGCTTTTTGGGCTGTGATTGCAGCTTGAAGACCGGAGAAGCCGGCACCTATTATAAGCAGATCTAGCATAGTGACAACTGTTTGTGTTTGGATATGTAAGCTGTAGAATTCCTATTCCGGTGGCTCGGAGGCTGCTATCAGGGTGaaaggcgatgatgctggaTGAGTCCTATGTTCCTTGAGAACACAGACGCTCTTTTACCATAGCTAACTTTTATCCCAAGGCTTGGAAAATCACAACAATGTGCTGAACCACATGATCCTTTGTTCGGATGCCCAACCCGAGACTGAAGACGATTCTACCCCGCCGTGGAGATTAAGTCGCTTAACCTAACCCCCGGATTTTCTTCAGCGTTCCGTGCCGGCTgaaacttcttcatctggttATGTTAACGATAGCTTCTGGAAGAGTTCGTGCACGGTTGGGGTACCTGCGGGTCTGGGTTTGCAGAGAAGGGGCCGGACCAAGTCGGATGTGCACCCGGTCTAGATTCACTGATATCCCTCACAATTGTCACTTTGAGAACATTACGTGCTATTCAAATGCTGTTGACAGCCTGAAGAACCATTGTCCAGCGAAGACATAGTTGagctgaagatggtgtcCTGGAGTGAACAACAAACGCAGCTCGGAACAAGATCCGGTGATGTATCGTCGGCTCCAACTTATCATGAGTTTGGTATCTTCATCACAAAATTAGGGCCTGGATTGCATAATCCAATAATAATTGGTTTAAAGCAAGTTACCGGCGATCTAATGTTTCCTCCTACAACCGTTATCATGCATACTACAAATCCAGATCAAACAATTGGCCAAAACCTCAATATCTCAAACCTACCGTTATCAAAACCAAACCCACTAGCACCGCTAAACATTTCCAAAAGAGCAATTATCTCACCCCCTCACCAATCGGAAAGCCCCAGATCCCGATCCCTGCAATCTCCCCTCGAATATCTCACACACAAATCATGATAAGTGAGTGAGATCGTCATGTATGACGCCGACCTCGCTTTAATGTGCGATATGAAGAATTATTTCCTCATTGGGACCTTTGATCCCGTGGCCAGACGCCCTTTGTTGGAGTGACCAATGGGATATAGTGCATATTGTGGGGATCGATAGTGTGTTGTTCATTGACGTTGCAAGGGGGAAAGGTTGGCTTATCTGCCACGGCATTCCAGTGGGCGAGGGCCGGTCACGTTTGGGATGGGGGATACTTGGGTGTCTAACTGCTGCATATACCGTTGGCCAAGAAAACAGCCCATGCTTTGGCAGAGCATCAAAAAGGCAATTTAGAACAAGTATAGGTGTAGTTGATGTTGCAATATCCCTTCTAGAATGTCTCAAATAGAAATATTAGCCCAATATCTCATCATGCATCATACCAAGTCCGGTAGTCCATCGAGTGTCGCCCCCGGTAACGGCCACGTCGAAGCCAATCACTTGATC
This genomic interval from Fusarium verticillioides 7600 chromosome 1, whole genome shotgun sequence contains the following:
- a CDS encoding succinate-semialdehyde dehydrogenase (NADP+); amino-acid sequence: MSSLASTLKDPSLLVDRRPFINGKWPTFTSSQTFPVYNPATNKVIGSAPECTVDDVNSAISAASEAFPLWRAQSGRQRAKIIRKIAELLTDHKVDIAKIITAENGKAKADAEGEVMFSAGFFEWFAEEAPRLYGDVVPHSQPNSRIQVIKQPVGVCGLITPWNFPLAMAARKVAAALAAGCTVVLKTDGVTPFSGNVLGVLAERAGLPKGVLNIVTALDNTPKLGLALCESDVVKKVSFTGSTRVGKILMKQSADTLKKLSLELGGNAPFIVFGDADLETAVSSAIIAKFKVTGQTCVCANRIYVQESIYEEFSKRLIEEVAKFKVGNGADPSVTHGPMTTSVDKVEEHVKDALNKKATLLLGGQRLHELGKNFFQPTVLGDVDDTMAVTFEETFGPLAALTKFKTEDEVIARANKSDVGLASYIMTNNLARSHRVQEKLEFGMVAINTGVISDWAAPFGGVKHSGMGREGSKYGVDDYMVLKTIVTGGINTVYNPRL
- a CDS encoding monoamine oxidase is translated as MLDLLIIGAGFSGLQAAITAQKAGLSIAILEARDRVGGKSWTIRLKNTNGKADLGAAWVNDELQPLVWSYIRQFGLTDQIVKQRLGHKAVMVSADGERIEFPFGITPDFTLEEKKNLEMVRDHIQAESLKPNGFRKEDDKISLDQYVRNLGGGPKTLEMVNLWVRVMHGLESTEESAAWFIEYCRTNHGLLAIRADDRTGGNYMRLKSGTQSIAKGIADLIGHEHIHLSSPVSSIEQTKSGVIVRTTTGKAIKAKKLIISMPSAMLKELAFSPPLPQRAQDVYNNTKLGHYNKAIVFYNKPWWRDGGFNGFFMDFRGPACVVRDTSFDDEGIFGFTCFVNGKPGEEWSQKSPETRRKIILDQLAHSFGSSEAHNPVEFVEQIWQNEEFSRGALAPVTRIGHLVKYRDVYGKPVGNIHFVGTEYATHWKGYLEGALTSGRAGAKEVIEALKDQSLQAKL